The following are from one region of the Deltaproteobacteria bacterium genome:
- a CDS encoding DUF11 domain-containing protein produces MRIALRWFIVSVLCLSHSASSAQAQGSNQTSPTITLTRFLGGFRSPVHITHAGDGSQRLFVLEQEGVIRIVKNQTLVATPFLDIAARVGCCGERGLLSVAFPPNYANKGYFYVNYTNNEGTTVISRYRVTSNPDEANPNSEEVLLTVEQPFSNHNGGQIAFGPDGFLYIGMGDGGSGGDPQNNGQRTDTLLGKLLRIDVESGAKPYAVPATNPFVQNRNYRSEIWALGLRNPWRFSFDRQTGDLYIGDVGQGVYEEIDFQPKASPGGENYGWKIMEGAHCFNSSSCNQSGLTLPLVEYDHSQGCSVTGGVVYRGQQFPRLQGLYFYGDFCSGNLWGHRSTFGSRQNTRLLDTALTISTFGEDEAGEVYVADYGTGDLYRITDPEPVSGADLAVSLADAPDPVTVNSSVTYTATITNNGPSPTENVQLNASLPEGVSFVSASTSQGTCSGTTPVNCQMSRLDPRATATVTLVLKPTNPGGLSLTVSVSGSEPDPGSGNNVATAVTSVSTGSPSPPANAPDFTGFWQSVSQSCKGNGAALRCKLKGSFVVQSQGNQNAPSTSVQFYFSPNTIFESSDTLLSSTTTSAVKAGKSKRRKLSVTLPGGQTATGGFIIAVIDAANSVSERDETNNEISSTVIP; encoded by the coding sequence ATGCGCATTGCATTGCGTTGGTTTATTGTTTCAGTGTTGTGCCTCTCACACTCAGCCTCTTCGGCTCAGGCGCAAGGGTCGAACCAAACCTCTCCTACTATTACACTCACGCGATTCCTCGGCGGTTTCCGCAGCCCTGTGCATATCACTCACGCTGGAGATGGCAGTCAGCGCCTCTTTGTCCTTGAGCAAGAAGGTGTCATTCGCATTGTCAAGAATCAAACTCTGGTAGCAACACCATTCCTCGATATTGCCGCACGGGTCGGTTGTTGTGGTGAACGTGGGCTCCTGAGTGTCGCTTTCCCTCCGAACTACGCCAATAAAGGGTACTTCTACGTCAACTACACAAACAACGAGGGCACGACAGTTATCTCGCGTTATCGTGTAACCTCAAACCCAGACGAGGCAAATCCCAACAGTGAGGAAGTCCTCCTCACTGTTGAGCAGCCGTTCTCGAATCATAACGGCGGCCAGATCGCTTTTGGTCCTGACGGGTTCTTGTATATCGGTATGGGTGATGGCGGCTCAGGAGGTGATCCGCAGAATAATGGTCAGCGAACCGACACGCTCCTTGGCAAGCTCTTGCGTATCGATGTCGAATCAGGCGCCAAGCCGTATGCTGTTCCTGCGACCAACCCCTTCGTGCAAAACCGCAACTATCGGAGTGAAATCTGGGCGCTTGGCCTCCGTAATCCGTGGCGATTTTCTTTTGATCGCCAAACTGGCGACTTGTACATCGGAGACGTTGGACAAGGGGTGTATGAAGAGATCGACTTCCAGCCAAAGGCTAGTCCTGGTGGCGAAAATTACGGCTGGAAGATTATGGAAGGAGCCCATTGCTTTAACAGTAGCTCCTGCAATCAAAGTGGATTGACCCTCCCTTTAGTTGAATACGACCACTCGCAGGGCTGCTCTGTCACTGGAGGTGTGGTGTACCGCGGCCAGCAATTTCCTCGCTTGCAGGGCCTCTATTTTTACGGCGATTTCTGTAGCGGAAATCTGTGGGGCCATAGGTCGACCTTCGGGTCTCGGCAAAACACACGACTCCTCGACACGGCTCTAACGATTAGCACTTTTGGTGAAGACGAGGCAGGTGAAGTGTACGTAGCTGATTATGGCACTGGCGATCTGTACCGTATTACCGACCCAGAGCCGGTCTCCGGTGCAGATTTGGCGGTTTCCCTTGCCGATGCTCCTGATCCTGTCACTGTCAATAGTAGCGTCACCTATACCGCGACGATTACCAACAATGGGCCATCGCCGACCGAAAATGTCCAACTGAATGCGTCGTTACCGGAAGGGGTGTCATTTGTATCGGCATCCACATCACAGGGCACCTGCAGTGGCACGACGCCCGTCAATTGCCAAATGAGTAGACTGGACCCACGTGCGACTGCCACAGTCACCTTGGTGCTCAAACCCACGAATCCGGGCGGGTTGAGTTTGACGGTGTCAGTGTCAGGAAGTGAACCTGATCCCGGTTCCGGCAATAATGTCGCCACTGCCGTCACTAGCGTGTCTACGGGGTCGCCTTCGCCTCCAGCCAACGCACCGGACTTCACCGGCTTTTGGCAAAGTGTCTCGCAGAGCTGTAAGGGCAACGGCGCCGCACTGAGATGTAAGCTGAAAGGCTCGTTCGTCGTGCAGAGTCAAGGAAACCAAAATGCTCCAAGCACCTCTGTCCAATTTTACTTTTCGCCGAACACGATCTTCGAGTCGAGTGATACCCTGCTCAGTAGTACGACAACCAGCGCTGTCAAAGCCGGAAAAAGCAAAAGAAGAAAACTCAGTGTGACACTCCCAGGCGGGCAGACAGCCACTGGAGGGTTCATTATTGCGGTCATCGACGCAGCGAATAGCGTCAGCGAACGTGACGAAACCAACAATGAGATCAGTTCGACAGTGATACCCTAA
- a CDS encoding DUF11 domain-containing protein, whose protein sequence is MHAVATSSRGFLVWCVVLLLSAIPLPTNSQSPPTINLERISYPGHFNFTAPIGIAHAGDGSQRLFLIQQDGTILLIKGQTVLDQPFLNISARVSCCAERGLLGLAFPPDYARRQVFYVNYTDLSGNTMIARYRATSNPDVADPNSEQVVLTIPQPFDNHNGGQLLFGPDGCLYIGMGDGGGAGDPLNFSQNPGSLLGKLLRIQVSPRRLGYTIPATNPYVNTPGYRGEIWALGLRNPWRLAFDRYSGDLYIADVGQFNYEEVNVQPATSRGGENYGWRITEGAHCYNSPTCDQTGLTPPTVEYEHNDPDPTLKRNNCAVIGGIVYHGVKYPRLQGMYIYGDFCSGRIWGLKRNGASWQNTLLFGRPPLQNRLLIAAIGEDEQGELYAVDRFNAALFRVVEASPTASTDLMLTGNDFPDPVTPNTNLTYTFTVTNIGATTATGIQVNNLLPAGSTIVSASTSTGSCAPTNPVTCVLNPLASTSQAQVVVVAKSTKCGIINSTAHVVSDQTDPTSANNTVAIATTVAGGVCDLPPPPPCQGSTRRKCR, encoded by the coding sequence GTGCATGCTGTTGCGACTTCCTCTCGCGGTTTTCTTGTGTGGTGCGTTGTTCTGCTGTTAAGTGCGATTCCACTTCCGACCAACAGTCAAAGTCCGCCGACAATCAACCTGGAACGCATCTCCTACCCCGGTCACTTTAATTTTACTGCTCCTATCGGTATCGCTCACGCAGGCGATGGAAGCCAGCGGTTATTTCTCATCCAACAGGATGGCACTATTCTTCTCATTAAAGGGCAAACGGTACTGGATCAGCCGTTTCTCAATATCTCCGCACGCGTGAGTTGTTGCGCCGAACGCGGGCTCCTTGGCCTTGCCTTCCCTCCCGATTATGCGCGCAGGCAAGTTTTTTATGTCAATTATACTGACCTCTCCGGTAATACCATGATCGCCCGTTATCGTGCCACCAGCAATCCTGATGTCGCCGACCCGAACAGCGAACAGGTCGTGTTGACCATTCCGCAGCCCTTTGACAACCACAACGGTGGCCAACTCCTTTTTGGTCCGGATGGATGTTTGTATATCGGTATGGGCGATGGCGGGGGCGCTGGCGATCCGCTCAACTTTAGCCAGAACCCAGGTTCATTGTTAGGCAAACTCCTGCGCATCCAGGTCAGCCCACGCCGTCTTGGCTATACCATCCCCGCTACCAATCCGTATGTGAACACCCCTGGGTATCGAGGAGAAATTTGGGCACTTGGTTTACGAAATCCTTGGCGCCTCGCTTTCGATCGCTATTCTGGTGACCTATACATCGCTGACGTCGGCCAGTTCAACTATGAAGAAGTCAATGTACAGCCAGCTACCAGTCGCGGCGGCGAGAACTACGGTTGGCGCATTACCGAAGGTGCTCATTGCTACAATAGTCCTACCTGCGACCAGACCGGTCTGACTCCCCCGACCGTCGAATACGAGCACAATGACCCAGACCCTACCCTCAAAAGGAACAACTGCGCCGTGATCGGCGGGATCGTGTATCACGGTGTGAAATATCCGCGCCTGCAAGGCATGTACATTTACGGAGACTTCTGTTCAGGGCGCATTTGGGGACTCAAACGCAATGGTGCGAGCTGGCAAAATACCCTCCTCTTTGGTCGTCCGCCTCTGCAAAACAGGCTCCTGATCGCTGCCATCGGCGAAGATGAACAAGGAGAGTTGTATGCTGTGGACCGTTTCAACGCCGCCCTTTTTCGCGTGGTCGAGGCTTCGCCAACCGCGAGTACTGATCTTATGCTCACCGGTAATGACTTTCCTGATCCGGTCACACCGAACACGAATTTGACGTACACGTTCACAGTTACGAACATCGGCGCGACAACCGCCACTGGTATACAAGTGAACAACCTGTTACCAGCTGGCAGCACCATCGTTTCAGCTTCAACCTCGACAGGCTCGTGCGCTCCGACGAATCCAGTGACCTGTGTGTTGAATCCGCTCGCCAGTACTAGTCAGGCACAGGTTGTCGTTGTCGCCAAGTCAACCAAGTGTGGGATCATCAATAGCACCGCACATGTTGTCAGTGATCAAACCGATCCTACGTCAGCGAATAATACCGTAGCGATAGCCACCACAGTCGCCGGAGGGGTCTGTGACCTGCCACCGCCTCCACCATGTCAAGGCAGCACGCGACGGAAGTGTCGGTAA
- a CDS encoding acyl-CoA dehydrogenase: MAGFQPTEEQQLIRDTVATFAREQIRPVAREADESGQIPASLIQQVWELGLIQSTIPEAFGGSGEPPSAITSSLVCEELAWGDLSIALHALAPRLLIQPLLTLGNETQQRILREYTDSEFLAGTAAVVEPRFAFDINELATTAAIDQGEIVLNGTKCLVPLAAEARHILVYARDGQGMTAVLVPHGTPGLTIHEREKNMGLKAIATYELTLENCRVPASARLVGSLSPLLNRARVALASLAVGVARAAFEYATAYAKERRAFGSAIAQKQAVAFMLAEMAVEIDAARLLAWEAAWKIDAGQDIPTGQLSAATREACLAKNYAANMVLKVTDNALQVLGGHGYIRDHFVELWLRNARGFATFEGMAMV, translated from the coding sequence ATGGCAGGGTTTCAGCCAACCGAAGAACAGCAGCTCATCCGCGACACCGTTGCAACGTTCGCACGCGAGCAGATTCGCCCCGTCGCGAGAGAAGCGGACGAAAGCGGACAGATTCCAGCGTCTCTGATTCAACAAGTATGGGAACTCGGTCTCATTCAGAGCACGATTCCCGAAGCCTTCGGCGGCAGCGGCGAACCCCCGTCAGCCATTACCAGTTCGCTGGTCTGTGAAGAACTTGCGTGGGGAGACCTGTCAATTGCCTTGCACGCGCTTGCACCACGTCTGCTCATACAACCGCTCCTGACCTTGGGAAATGAAACCCAACAACGAATCCTCCGCGAGTACACAGACAGTGAGTTCCTGGCAGGAACCGCAGCCGTCGTCGAGCCGCGGTTTGCGTTTGACATCAACGAACTGGCAACCACCGCAGCAATTGATCAGGGAGAGATTGTCCTGAATGGCACGAAGTGCCTCGTTCCTCTCGCTGCCGAGGCACGACATATCCTCGTGTATGCTCGTGACGGACAAGGAATGACTGCCGTCTTGGTTCCGCACGGAACTCCGGGACTCACGATCCACGAACGTGAGAAAAACATGGGACTCAAAGCCATCGCGACCTACGAACTTACCCTAGAGAACTGCCGCGTCCCCGCGAGTGCTCGTCTGGTCGGCAGTCTTTCTCCGCTCTTGAATCGCGCTCGCGTTGCCCTTGCCTCGCTGGCGGTGGGTGTCGCCCGTGCAGCGTTTGAATACGCGACAGCCTATGCCAAGGAGCGACGTGCATTTGGTTCAGCGATCGCTCAGAAGCAAGCCGTTGCTTTTATGTTGGCGGAGATGGCCGTCGAGATTGATGCAGCCCGGTTGTTAGCATGGGAAGCCGCGTGGAAAATTGATGCCGGTCAGGATATCCCAACCGGTCAGCTCTCCGCCGCTACCCGCGAAGCATGTTTAGCGAAGAACTACGCTGCCAACATGGTACTCAAAGTGACAGACAATGCCCTGCAAGTCTTAGGTGGACACGGGTATATTCGAGATCACTTCGTTGAACTATGGCTGCGTAATGCGCGAGGGTTTGCCACGTTTGAAGGAATGGCGATGGTGTAA
- a CDS encoding acyl-CoA dehydrogenase: MDFTFTPEQEAFRVHLRGWLERNKAEVFGHDSDPIADREENDEARWQKMLEWHRRLHAAGYVALHWPKEWGGGGASLVAQVIYQDEVLRLGLPLYGANQLALDRIGFTLMGFGTDEQKHRFLPKMLTAEEIWCQGYSEPGAGSDLAGLQTRAVLDGDDFVINGQKVWTSLAHRAQWQVLLVRTGPDAPKHRGISYLLVDMKTPGITVRPLVQITGDSDFNEVFYDNVRVPRKNLVGDLNQGWQVSIATLMYERVSGGTRHPVEKTITELVEVSKSVQFEGMPAARHPYVRQRLAQFASESLCLRLSRYRSLTAQLNGKVPGPESSFGKLHATELNLRVAMFAEELLGPYSQLERNSAGAVENGRWLHRALRARGLTIAAGSSEIQHNIIGERVLKLPKG, translated from the coding sequence ATGGATTTTACTTTTACTCCAGAACAAGAAGCTTTTCGCGTTCATTTGCGCGGGTGGCTCGAACGCAATAAGGCCGAAGTGTTTGGCCATGATAGTGATCCAATAGCCGATCGTGAAGAAAATGATGAGGCACGCTGGCAAAAGATGTTGGAATGGCACCGGCGGTTGCATGCTGCTGGCTATGTTGCGTTGCACTGGCCGAAAGAGTGGGGTGGTGGCGGGGCGAGTCTCGTCGCACAGGTGATCTATCAAGATGAAGTGTTACGCTTAGGCTTGCCCCTCTATGGCGCCAATCAACTCGCGCTTGACCGGATTGGCTTCACCTTGATGGGGTTCGGAACCGACGAACAAAAGCACCGCTTTCTGCCCAAGATGCTTACTGCTGAGGAAATCTGGTGTCAGGGATATTCAGAGCCCGGTGCCGGCTCTGACTTGGCCGGACTGCAAACTCGAGCGGTGCTTGATGGCGATGACTTCGTGATCAACGGCCAAAAGGTATGGACCAGTCTGGCGCATCGTGCGCAGTGGCAAGTGTTACTGGTGCGCACCGGTCCCGATGCGCCGAAACATCGTGGCATATCCTATCTGTTAGTGGATATGAAAACTCCCGGTATTACGGTTCGCCCCTTGGTGCAAATCACAGGCGATTCCGACTTTAACGAAGTCTTTTATGACAACGTACGTGTGCCACGAAAAAATTTGGTCGGTGATCTCAATCAAGGATGGCAGGTATCGATCGCAACATTGATGTATGAGCGCGTCTCGGGTGGGACACGACATCCAGTGGAAAAAACTATCACCGAATTAGTTGAGGTGTCGAAATCGGTTCAGTTCGAAGGAATGCCTGCTGCGCGACATCCGTACGTGCGGCAGAGGCTCGCACAGTTTGCTAGTGAGTCGTTGTGCTTGCGTTTGAGTCGCTACCGTTCGCTGACCGCACAGCTTAACGGGAAAGTGCCGGGACCAGAAAGCTCGTTCGGCAAATTGCATGCGACTGAACTCAACTTGCGTGTTGCGATGTTTGCTGAGGAACTGCTCGGTCCATATTCGCAGCTCGAACGGAACTCCGCTGGGGCGGTAGAAAATGGTCGCTGGCTCCATCGCGCGCTGCGTGCACGCGGGCTCACCATTGCTGCTGGCTCAAGTGAGATCCAACACAACATTATCGGCGAGCGGGTGTTGAAGCTACCGAAGGGGTAG